From a single Deinococcota bacterium genomic region:
- a CDS encoding ABC transporter permease, whose amino-acid sequence MTSRRLLKSLPVAPLLILLVFVVASLGADLFAPHDPRQQNILINLAPPNWLPGGEEDHLLGTDNLGRDILSNILYGGRVSLAVGFFALLISAAIGIPLGLVAGYFGGRAGSLIMRLADAQLALPTILVALVVLALLGAGLDRVILVIGVVGWAIYARITRAAVIQVRERDFVSAAQALGTSTPRILAKHILPNALSPILVQLSVDFPRVVLLEATLSFLGLGVSVDTPSLGLMVAAGQNHLFSGVWWLSAFPGLALTFLVLSVNLLGDWVRDVFDPRLRL is encoded by the coding sequence ATGACATCCAGGCGCCTGCTCAAATCCTTGCCGGTCGCGCCGCTGCTCATCCTGCTCGTGTTCGTCGTCGCCTCGCTCGGCGCGGACCTGTTCGCGCCCCACGACCCGCGCCAGCAGAATATCCTCATCAACTTGGCGCCGCCGAACTGGCTGCCCGGCGGCGAGGAGGACCATCTCCTCGGCACCGACAACCTGGGCCGCGACATCCTCTCGAACATCCTCTACGGCGGCCGCGTCTCACTGGCGGTCGGCTTCTTCGCCCTGCTCATCAGCGCCGCTATCGGCATTCCGCTGGGCCTCGTCGCCGGCTACTTCGGTGGCCGCGCGGGCAGCCTGATCATGCGCCTAGCCGACGCGCAGCTGGCGCTGCCCACCATTTTGGTGGCGCTGGTGGTCCTGGCGCTCTTGGGCGCCGGCCTCGACCGGGTCATCCTGGTCATCGGCGTGGTGGGCTGGGCCATCTACGCCCGCATCACCCGCGCGGCGGTCATCCAGGTGCGCGAAAGGGACTTCGTCAGCGCCGCGCAGGCACTCGGCACCAGCACCCCGCGCATCCTCGCCAAACACATCCTTCCCAACGCCCTGTCGCCCATCTTGGTCCAGCTCTCGGTGGACTTTCCGCGGGTGGTGCTCCTGGAGGCCACGCTGTCCTTTCTCGGCTTGGGCGTCAGCGTGGACACGCCGAGCCTCGGGCTGATGGTAGCCGCGGGCCAGAACCACCTCTTCAGCGGCGTCTGGTGGCTGAGCGCCTTTCCCGGCCTGGCCCTCACCTTTTTGGTGCTCTCGGTCAACTTGCTGGGCGACTGGGTGCGCGATGTCTTCGATCCGAGGCTCAGGCTCTAG
- a CDS encoding uracil-DNA glycosylase has product MTFDPAFDPAPPELLSCTLCPRLVAHREEVARLRRRAYRDQDYWGKPVPGFGDPAAGILLLGLAPGAHGSNRTGRMFTGDGSGDFLYPALYRAGLASQPGAMARGDGMGLHGVFITAAARCAPPGNKPAREELRNCRRWLAFDLDRLLGLRVVLALGAIAHDSYLELLRGRGVSVKKRRHPFAHGALHRFGGWPPLLDSYHVSVQNTNTGRLTGAMFDEVLEQAKALAQASR; this is encoded by the coding sequence ATGACCTTCGACCCGGCCTTCGACCCGGCACCGCCGGAGCTGCTCAGCTGCACCCTCTGCCCGCGGCTGGTGGCGCACCGTGAGGAGGTCGCCCGGCTGAGGCGCCGCGCCTACCGGGACCAGGACTACTGGGGCAAGCCGGTGCCGGGCTTTGGCGACCCGGCGGCGGGCATCTTGCTGCTCGGCCTCGCCCCCGGCGCTCACGGCTCGAACCGCACCGGCAGGATGTTCACGGGCGACGGTTCGGGCGACTTTCTCTATCCGGCCCTCTACCGCGCCGGCCTCGCCAGCCAGCCAGGGGCGATGGCCAGGGGTGACGGCATGGGTTTGCACGGCGTCTTCATCACGGCGGCGGCGCGCTGCGCCCCGCCCGGCAACAAGCCCGCCAGGGAGGAGCTGCGCAACTGCCGGCGCTGGCTCGCCTTCGACCTCGACCGCCTGCTGGGGCTCAGGGTCGTCCTGGCGCTCGGCGCTATCGCCCACGACAGTTACCTCGAGCTGTTGCGCGGCCGGGGAGTGAGCGTCAAGAAGCGCCGCCATCCCTTCGCCCACGGCGCGCTGCACCGCTTCGGGGGCTGGCCGCCGCTGCTCGACTCCTACCACGTGAGCGTCCAGAACACCAACACCGGCCGGCTCACCGGGGCGATGTTCGACGAGGTGCTGGAGCAGGCCAAGGCGCTGGCGCAAGCGAGCCGATAA
- a CDS encoding ABC transporter permease, with translation MLSFIFQRSVQAFGVLVFVGTLVFFLLNVAGDPVELLAPENATQAQIDQIRSNFGLDRPLYVQYWRFLSSAVQGDLGRSFQTGQPAMGMIVERFPATAQLVLAAMLMALVLGVPMGVMAANRHGSLVDKTLLFVSVLGVSAPNFWLAVMLLLIFSVELGWLPAYGSGTLAHLVLPAFTLATYRIALFTRLIRATLLEELSQDYVRTARAKGVVPRLVVYRHAMRNALIPFVTVTGLEFGNLLAGAVVTESIFAWPGMNRLALRALTTLDFPVIISFTLFVALIFVVLNTLVDILYSVIDPRVRYN, from the coding sequence ATGCTCAGCTTTATCTTTCAGCGCAGCGTGCAGGCCTTTGGCGTCCTGGTCTTCGTAGGGACGCTGGTGTTCTTCTTGCTCAACGTGGCCGGCGACCCGGTGGAGCTCTTGGCGCCCGAGAACGCCACCCAAGCCCAGATCGACCAGATCCGCAGCAACTTCGGCCTCGACCGGCCCCTCTACGTGCAGTACTGGCGTTTCCTGTCGAGCGCCGTCCAGGGCGATCTGGGGCGCTCCTTCCAGACCGGCCAGCCCGCCATGGGCATGATCGTCGAGCGCTTTCCGGCCACCGCCCAGCTCGTCTTGGCCGCCATGCTGATGGCGCTGGTCCTGGGCGTGCCGATGGGGGTGATGGCGGCCAACCGTCACGGCAGCCTGGTCGACAAGACGCTTCTTTTCGTCAGCGTCCTGGGCGTCTCCGCGCCCAACTTCTGGCTGGCGGTCATGCTGCTCTTAATCTTCAGCGTCGAACTGGGCTGGCTGCCCGCCTATGGCAGCGGCACGCTCGCCCACCTCGTCTTGCCGGCCTTTACCCTGGCGACCTACCGCATCGCCCTCTTCACCCGGCTGATCCGCGCCACCCTGCTCGAGGAACTCTCGCAGGACTACGTGCGCACCGCGCGGGCCAAGGGCGTCGTGCCGCGCCTGGTCGTCTACCGCCACGCCATGCGCAACGCGCTGATTCCCTTCGTGACGGTCACCGGGCTCGAGTTCGGCAACCTGTTGGCGGGCGCCGTCGTCACCGAGAGCATCTTCGCCTGGCCGGGCATGAACCGGCTGGCCCTGCGCGCGCTGACCACCCTGGACTTTCCCGTCATCATCTCCTTTACGCTGTTCGTGGCCCTGATCTTCGTCGTCTTGAACACCCTGGTCGACATCCTCTACAGCGTCATCGACCCGCGCGTGAGGTACAACTAG
- a CDS encoding amidohydrolase, whose protein sequence is MQRESSARQAYERIDAQIAGLRPLLLELSHKIHAHPEIRFEERQASSWLAETLAAHGFAVECGAGGLETAFYARLPGKGAGANSGPKVALVCEYDALEGLGHACGHNVIATMSLGGALALAPLLENLAGELVVVGTPGEEGGGGKVILLEAGVFDGLDAAMMIHPSYETRVGGPSLARVGWEVRYSGVPAHAAAAPHLGVNALDAVRLAFSGLDALRQQVTPDVRIHGVVTHGGDAVNIIPKEAAMRVFLRAASKDYLYDSLVPRARKVFEGAALMTGAELTIAESVKPYDNMATNLVLAERFAVHGARLGREVLPYDPLDYGGSTDMGNVSQRLPALHAYLAIDDEAQPHTAGFAEAARSERGDAAVLDGARILASLAHDLLSDGAFLEEVKGASLPRQAA, encoded by the coding sequence ATGCAAAGAGAAAGCAGCGCGCGACAGGCTTATGAGAGGATCGACGCCCAGATAGCAGGCTTGCGTCCCTTGTTGCTCGAGTTGAGCCACAAGATCCACGCGCACCCCGAGATCCGCTTCGAGGAAAGGCAGGCCTCGAGCTGGCTCGCCGAGACCTTGGCGGCGCACGGCTTCGCGGTCGAGTGCGGGGCAGGTGGCCTGGAGACGGCCTTCTACGCCCGCCTGCCCGGCAAAGGTGCTGGGGCCAACAGCGGGCCGAAGGTGGCGCTGGTCTGCGAGTACGATGCGCTCGAGGGCCTGGGCCACGCCTGCGGCCACAACGTCATCGCCACCATGAGCCTGGGCGGCGCGCTGGCGCTCGCGCCGCTGCTGGAGAACCTGGCAGGCGAGCTGGTGGTCGTCGGCACGCCCGGCGAGGAGGGCGGCGGGGGCAAGGTCATCCTGCTCGAGGCGGGTGTCTTCGACGGGCTCGACGCCGCCATGATGATCCACCCGAGCTATGAGACCCGGGTCGGTGGCCCTTCGCTCGCCCGGGTGGGCTGGGAGGTGCGCTACAGTGGCGTGCCGGCCCACGCCGCGGCGGCGCCGCACCTGGGCGTCAACGCGCTCGACGCGGTGCGGCTGGCCTTCAGTGGTCTCGACGCGCTGCGCCAGCAGGTTACCCCCGACGTGCGCATCCACGGCGTCGTCACCCACGGCGGCGACGCGGTCAACATCATCCCCAAGGAGGCGGCCATGCGCGTCTTCTTGCGCGCGGCCAGCAAGGATTATCTCTATGACAGCCTGGTGCCGCGCGCCCGAAAGGTCTTCGAGGGGGCCGCGCTGATGACGGGCGCCGAGCTCACCATAGCGGAGAGCGTCAAGCCCTACGACAACATGGCGACCAACCTGGTCCTGGCGGAGCGCTTCGCCGTGCACGGCGCGCGGCTGGGGCGAGAGGTCTTGCCCTACGACCCGCTCGACTACGGCGGCTCGACCGACATGGGCAACGTCTCGCAGCGCCTGCCTGCCCTGCACGCCTACCTGGCCATCGACGACGAGGCGCAGCCGCACACCGCCGGGTTCGCGGAGGCCGCCAGGAGCGAGCGGGGAGACGCGGCCGTGTTGGACGGCGCCCGCATCCTCGCGTCGCTCGCCCATGACCTGTTGAGCGACGGTGCCTTTCTGGAAGAGGTCAAGGGAGCGTCTCTGCCCAGACAAGCGGCGTGA
- a CDS encoding pyridoxal phosphate-dependent aminotransferase, with protein MVHAFDTLRLEDLQARHCAKWQKYGPEVIPLWVADMDFPTALPIVKAVQARAASGNLGYPSHTGEPGLVATIRGRMEKRMSWRFEEGDVWLTGGIIQGLYLAALACASEGEEVIVQSPIYPPFLAAIADTGRVPRYNGLRWNGAAYDIDLEGLEALVSPATRLLMLCNPHNPTGRVFSRDELEGLADFALRHRLWVVSDELHCDLVYEGRRHIPFASLSAEVAQRTVTLLGPTKTFNIAGLKVGVVVSQNPGLLARFKRLGQGLVTPPNVLAQSAALAAYREGGEWLEDSLAYLTGNRAFLGEFLRERLPQIGYAEPEGTYLAWLDLRGLGLAEDLYPFLLLEAKVGLNEGPQYGPGGEGFARLNFATSRAILQEALVRLEGAWRARRG; from the coding sequence ATGGTGCATGCTTTTGATACGCTAAGGCTCGAGGACCTGCAGGCGCGCCACTGCGCGAAGTGGCAGAAGTACGGCCCTGAGGTGATTCCGCTCTGGGTCGCCGATATGGACTTTCCCACCGCCCTGCCCATCGTCAAAGCCGTTCAGGCGCGCGCGGCCAGCGGCAACCTCGGCTATCCCAGCCACACGGGCGAGCCGGGCCTGGTCGCGACCATCCGGGGGCGGATGGAGAAGCGGATGAGCTGGCGCTTTGAAGAAGGCGACGTCTGGCTCACCGGCGGCATCATCCAGGGCCTCTACCTGGCCGCTTTGGCCTGCGCCTCGGAGGGCGAGGAGGTCATCGTCCAGTCGCCCATCTACCCGCCCTTTCTCGCGGCCATAGCGGACACCGGCCGGGTGCCGCGCTACAACGGGCTGCGCTGGAACGGCGCGGCCTACGACATCGACTTAGAGGGCCTCGAGGCCCTCGTCAGCCCCGCCACCAGGCTGCTCATGCTCTGCAACCCGCACAACCCCACGGGCCGGGTCTTTAGCCGCGACGAGCTCGAGGGGCTGGCCGACTTCGCCCTGCGCCATCGCCTCTGGGTGGTGTCCGACGAGCTTCACTGCGACCTGGTCTACGAGGGCCGGCGGCACATCCCCTTCGCCTCGCTCTCGGCCGAGGTTGCCCAGCGCACCGTCACCCTCCTCGGCCCCACCAAGACCTTCAACATCGCCGGGCTCAAGGTCGGGGTGGTGGTCAGCCAAAACCCGGGCTTGCTGGCGCGCTTCAAGAGGTTGGGGCAGGGCCTGGTCACGCCGCCCAACGTCTTAGCGCAGTCGGCGGCGCTGGCCGCTTACCGTGAGGGCGGGGAGTGGTTGGAGGACAGCCTCGCTTACCTGACAGGCAACCGCGCCTTCCTGGGCGAGTTTCTCCGCGAGCGCCTGCCGCAGATCGGCTACGCCGAGCCCGAGGGCACCTATCTGGCCTGGCTCGACCTGCGCGGGCTCGGCTTGGCTGAGGACCTCTACCCCTTTTTGCTCCTGGAGGCCAAGGTCGGCCTCAACGAAGGGCCGCAGTACGGGCCCGGCGGCGAGGGCTTCGCCCGGCTCAACTTCGCCACCTCCCGGGCCATCCTGCAAGAGGCCCTGGTACGCCTCGAGGGGGCCTGGCGGGCGCGCCGGGGCTGA
- a CDS encoding ABC transporter substrate-binding protein: protein MRNIVSLLALLLLSTLGTVGAQSDRPITIAFEGGAVTMDPHKRQETTTLAWQQHIYEYLIRMSREGELVPELATAWEAEGENSWVITLREGVTWHDGSPFTAADVVGSLTRAKTHPESQMAQFLTAMREAVATGAHTVEIHTDTPDPLLPLKLAQVLVAKPDYAEEVGDDRMANEPMGTGPYRALSYTTDDSLTLEAFADYWGEQPEFRRVRLVNIPAGATRLSALLTGDVDIAEKILPQDFERVERSPDAYITMAPSTRVIYLTMNFECRENCPASGLPGGVNPFVDPRVRQAVAHAINLDAIIERVMGGVVTPATQYISPIDYLYDPLVERFDYDPERARELLAEAGYENGFRMRLDAPNDRYLNDALVAQAVGGMLGAVGIEVEVNATTRTVFFPMIDEGEFMMYLAGWGSPDVVSTFNNMIHTRDPQAGFGRLNRYFYANPEMDALIAEVNAEFDEARRIELIHEINQRTLKEDVVWIPLYVESVIAGVRGDIDFEANPQEYILAFEMRSR, encoded by the coding sequence GTGAGAAACATCGTTTCGCTGCTGGCTCTACTGCTGCTCAGCACCTTGGGCACGGTGGGCGCGCAGAGTGACCGGCCCATCACCATCGCCTTTGAGGGCGGCGCCGTCACCATGGACCCGCACAAGCGCCAGGAGACCACCACGCTGGCCTGGCAGCAGCACATCTACGAGTACCTCATCCGCATGAGCCGCGAGGGCGAGCTGGTGCCCGAGCTGGCCACCGCCTGGGAGGCCGAAGGGGAGAACAGCTGGGTCATCACCCTCCGCGAGGGCGTCACCTGGCACGACGGCAGCCCTTTCACCGCCGCGGACGTGGTGGGTTCGCTGACCCGCGCCAAGACGCACCCCGAATCGCAGATGGCGCAGTTTTTGACCGCCATGCGCGAAGCGGTCGCCACGGGCGCGCACACCGTCGAAATTCACACCGACACGCCCGACCCGCTCCTGCCGCTCAAGCTCGCCCAGGTGCTCGTCGCCAAGCCGGACTACGCCGAGGAAGTAGGCGACGACCGGATGGCCAACGAGCCGATGGGCACGGGACCCTACCGCGCGCTGAGCTACACCACCGACGACTCCCTAACGCTCGAGGCCTTTGCCGACTACTGGGGCGAGCAGCCTGAGTTCAGGCGCGTGCGCCTGGTCAACATCCCGGCCGGCGCGACGCGCCTGTCGGCGCTGTTGACGGGCGACGTGGACATCGCCGAGAAGATCCTGCCGCAGGACTTCGAGCGCGTCGAACGCAGCCCCGACGCCTACATCACCATGGCGCCGAGCACCCGCGTCATCTACCTGACCATGAACTTCGAGTGCCGCGAAAACTGCCCGGCGAGCGGCCTGCCCGGCGGCGTCAATCCCTTCGTCGATCCCAGGGTCCGCCAGGCGGTCGCTCACGCCATCAATCTGGACGCCATCATCGAGCGGGTGATGGGCGGGGTCGTCACCCCGGCCACCCAGTACATCTCCCCCATCGACTACCTCTACGATCCGCTCGTCGAGCGCTTTGACTACGATCCCGAGCGCGCCCGCGAACTGCTGGCCGAGGCCGGCTACGAGAACGGCTTCCGGATGCGCCTCGACGCGCCCAACGACCGCTACTTGAACGACGCGCTGGTCGCCCAGGCCGTCGGCGGCATGCTCGGCGCGGTCGGCATCGAGGTCGAGGTCAACGCCACCACCCGCACGGTCTTCTTTCCCATGATCGACGAAGGCGAGTTCATGATGTATCTAGCGGGCTGGGGCTCGCCAGACGTCGTCAGCACCTTCAACAACATGATCCACACCAGGGACCCCCAGGCGGGCTTTGGCCGGCTGAACCGCTACTTCTACGCCAACCCCGAGATGGACGCGCTCATCGCCGAGGTCAATGCCGAGTTCGACGAGGCGCGCCGCATCGAACTCATCCACGAGATCAACCAGCGCACCCTCAAAGAGGACGTGGTGTGGATTCCCCTCTACGTCGAGAGCGTTATAGCGGGCGTGCGCGGCGACATCGACTTCGAGGCCAACCCGCAGGAGTACATCCTCGCCTTCGAGATGCGCAGCCGCTAG